A single genomic interval of Leishmania panamensis strain MHOM/PA/94/PSC-1 chromosome 25 sequence harbors:
- a CDS encoding hypothetical protein (TriTrypDB/GeneDB-style sysID: LpmP.25.2100) produces MQKATLQILREQDDVCSSCVLALLKDNADFQSLSKSEGEDILKRDNEDAEKLSDGIRIAIRKGILSGKPDVSPVTKLNVVGLSAQEVTDKIMAALPSKNGNVIVLQGLSGTGKGTTVSKLKDALPKCITWSNGNIFRSYTYLCNEVLSAQGKEITRENLTDELLSLVEKRITFLKCDDGIFRTMLDGTTRVEDVQNTLLKTPLINSKVPTVAQQTQGEVIRFGTGAVKQLSADGYNVILEGRSQTLDYISTPLRFELVIPDVAALGQRRAAQRVMAKALEMVANGTPDEEIRNVLQKAVEAL; encoded by the coding sequence ATGCAGAAGGCTACTCTCCAGATCCTTCGCGAGCAGGATGACGTGTGTAGCTCCTGCGTGCTCGCCCTCCTGAAAGACAACGCTGACTTCCAGAGCCTCTCCAAGAGCGAGGGCGAGGACATCCTCAAGCGCGACAACGAGGATGCCGAGAAACTGAGCGACGGCATCCGCATCGCCATTCGCAAGGGCATCTTGAGCGGGAAGCCGGATGTGTCGCCAGTGACAAAACTGAACGTGGTCGGACTCAGTGCGCAGGAGGTGACAGACAAGATCATGGCAGCGCTCCCATCCAAGAACGGCAACGTCATTGTTCTGCAGGGGCTGAGTGGCACCGGCAAAGGCACCACCGTGAGCAAGCTCAAGGATGCGCTGCCTAAGTGCATCACGTGGAGCAACGGCAACATTTTCCGCAGCTACACGTATCTGTGCAACGAGGTGCTGTCCGCCCAGGGAAAGGAGATCACGAGGGAGAACTTGACTGATGAACTCCTCTCCTTAGTCGAGAAGCGCATCACGTTTCTAAAGTGCGATGATGGGATTTTCCGCACGATGCTCGACGGCACGACACGCGTGGAGGATGTGCAGAACACGTTGCTCAAGACCCCACTTATCAACTCCAAGGTACCGACGGTAGCCCAGCAGACCCAGGGCGAAGTCATCCGCttcggcaccggcgccgtcaAGCAACTCAGTGCCGACGGCTACAACGTAATTCTCGAGGGTCGCTCACAGACGCTGGACTACATTTCGACCCCCCTCCGCTTCGAGCTCGTCATCCCGGATGTTGCGGCTCTCGGCCAGCGccgtgcagcgcagcgcgtcaTGGCCAAAGCGCTGGAGATGGTGGCTAACGGCACCCCAGACGAGGAAATCAGGAACGTTTTGCAAAAGGCGGTCGAGGCCCTGTAG
- a CDS encoding hypothetical protein (TriTrypDB/GeneDB-style sysID: LpmP.25.2110), with product MDGERETNATPTPFFQGISDKLESQQQQRQPLSSSRLTVTSSNGVHVMSANHYRRGGAGGGATPPSSTTTTPTSTVMPVSTLITQVSQHVPPSSQQQRNIGHGGGYGDSSGMDGSGNAHAGPRVAGGSTSGTTGSRQRVHATELVERARYIRNQPKNTSPIDASVHPSLLPDPLPAVRNKKCLILDVDETLVHSSYQSTGRYDVHLPITLDHDTHVNVYVAFRPHLHRFLEAVAPLFEVVIFTASLSTYCDPLMDSIDKQRILGGLRLFREHCSVVGTTYVKDLSLLGRNLEQVAIIDNSPIAYLFQQRNAIPITSWFDDSHDEELLRLIPVLEALAEADTVYDVLDNYNALLQLQQHHENNREKQ from the coding sequence ATGGACGGCGAGCGGGAGACAAACGCGACCCCAACGCCCTTCTTCCAGGGCATCTCTGACAAACTGGagtctcagcagcagcagcgacaaccCTTGTCGTCCAGCCGGCTCACTGTCACCTCCAGCAACGGCGTCCATGTAATGTCGGCGAATCActaccgccgcggcggcgcaggaggaggcgccaccccaccctcctcgacgacgaccacccccacctctaCCGTGATGCCGGTAAGCACACTGATTACGCAGGTGTCACAGCACGTGCCGCCCAGctcccagcagcagcggaataTTGGGCACGGTGGTGGCTATGGTGATAGCAGTGGCATGGATGGAAGCGGCAATGCACACGCTGGCCCCCGGGTCGCCGGTGGTAGTACAAGCGGCACTACCGGCTCCCGCCAGCGTGTGCACGCCACGGAGTTGGTGGAGCGGGCCCGCTACATTCGCAACCAGCCCAAGAATACCTCACCTATTGACGCCTCAGTGCACCCGTCGTTGCTACCAGACCCGCTTCCCGCCGTCCGGAACAAGAAGTGTCTCATCCTTGACGTTGACGAGACGCTGGTGCACAGCTCCTACCAAAGCACAGGACGGTACGACGTGCACCTCCCTATCACCCTTGATCATGACACTCATGTGAACGTCTACGTCGCCTTTCGGCCACATCTCCATCGCTTCCTCGAGGCGGTAGCACCGCTGTTCGAGGTTGTCATCTTCACGGCCTCTCTCAGCACGTATTGCGATCCGCTCATGGACTCGATCGATAAGCAGCGCATTCTTGGCGGCCTTCGACTCTTCCGTGAGCATTGCAGCGTGGTCGGCACAACCTACGTGAAAGACCTCTCGCTGTTAGGCCGAAATCTAGAGCAGGTGGCGATCATCGACAACAGCCCCATCGCCTACCTCTTCCAGCAGCGTAACGCCATCCCCATCACGTCGTGGTTCGACGATTCACacgacgaggagctgctaCGCTTGATCCccgtgctggaggcgctggcggaggcggacACCGTGTACGATGTGCTAGACAACTACAACGCACTCCTGCaacttcagcagcaccacgagaacaacagagagaagcagtgA